One stretch of Xanthomonas sp. DAR 35659 DNA includes these proteins:
- a CDS encoding YbaN family protein — MEPPSRFRWAWWLLAYASLATGIVGIFVPGLPTTVFVLISAYAASRGSERLRRRLLEDPRFGASIRDWEAHGAVSRRGKWMATLTMAVCALVLVLFVHTRWVQVLAIGCMSGVALWLWLRPEPPPRE; from the coding sequence ATGGAACCCCCTTCCCGTTTCCGCTGGGCATGGTGGCTGCTGGCCTACGCCAGCCTGGCGACGGGCATTGTCGGCATCTTCGTGCCGGGACTGCCGACCACGGTGTTCGTGCTGATCTCCGCCTACGCCGCGTCGCGCGGCTCCGAGCGCCTGCGCCGGCGCCTGCTGGAGGATCCGCGCTTCGGCGCCAGCATCCGCGACTGGGAAGCGCACGGGGCGGTCAGCCGCCGCGGCAAGTGGATGGCCACGCTGACCATGGCGGTCTGCGCGCTGGTGCTGGTGCTGTTCGTGCACACGCGCTGGGTGCAGGTGCTGGCGATCGGGTGCATGAGCGGCGTGGCGCTGTGGCTGTGGCTGCGCCCGGAGCCGCCGCCGCGCGAGTGA
- the dapF gene encoding diaminopimelate epimerase — translation MSEATPAARLRFSKMQGAGNDFVVLDLRDGTPAPDATLAMRIADRHFGVGCDQLLTIEAPRSAEAVASYRIWNTDGSLAGQCGNGARCVAAWLVRDGTATSDSFVIDSPFASHRIERGADGQFAVAMGVPRFAPEDVPLVGFPRAREEYVLPLQGGSVRFGAVSMGNPHAVLEVGLVDAAPVERLGPLLQQHASFPDSVNVGFAQVIDRGHVRLRVYERGVGETLACGSGACAAAAVLIQRGRVERDVRVTLPGGELRIRWPHDDAPVVMSGPAAFVFDGEWIR, via the coding sequence ATGAGTGAGGCCACGCCCGCGGCGCGCCTGCGCTTTTCCAAGATGCAGGGAGCGGGCAACGATTTCGTGGTGCTCGACCTGCGCGACGGCACCCCGGCGCCCGACGCGACGCTGGCGATGCGTATCGCCGACCGCCATTTCGGCGTGGGCTGCGACCAACTGCTGACCATCGAGGCGCCGCGCAGCGCCGAGGCGGTGGCCAGCTACCGGATCTGGAATACCGACGGCAGCCTGGCCGGGCAGTGCGGCAACGGCGCGCGCTGCGTCGCCGCCTGGCTGGTGCGCGACGGCACCGCCACCAGCGACAGCTTCGTCATCGACAGCCCGTTCGCCTCGCATCGCATCGAGCGCGGGGCCGACGGCCAGTTCGCGGTGGCGATGGGCGTACCGCGCTTCGCCCCGGAGGACGTGCCGCTGGTCGGCTTCCCGCGCGCGCGCGAGGAATACGTGCTGCCGCTGCAGGGCGGCAGCGTGCGCTTCGGCGCGGTGTCGATGGGCAATCCGCATGCGGTGCTGGAAGTGGGCCTGGTCGATGCGGCGCCGGTCGAGCGGCTGGGGCCGCTGCTGCAGCAGCATGCGTCGTTCCCCGATTCGGTCAACGTCGGCTTCGCCCAGGTGATCGACCGCGGCCATGTGCGCCTGCGCGTGTACGAGCGCGGTGTCGGCGAGACTCTGGCCTGCGGCAGCGGCGCCTGCGCCGCGGCGGCGGTGCTGATCCAGCGCGGCCGCGTGGAACGCGACGTGCGCGTCACGCTGCCCGGCGGCGAACTGCGCATCCGCTGGCCGCACGACGACGCGCCGGTGGTGATGTCGGGGCCGGCGGCGTTCGTTTTCGATGGGGAGTGGATCCGATGA
- a CDS encoding pyridoxal phosphate-dependent aminotransferase, which translates to MASLPSPPPTAAPGYSQRSREIEPFHVMALLARANELEQAGHDVIHLEIGEPDFTTAAPIVTAGQAALAAGHTRYTAARGLPALREALAGFYRQRHDVDLDPARIMITPGGSGALLLASALLVDPGKHWLLADPGYPCNRHFLRLVEGGAQLVPVGPDSRYQLTPALLDAHWNADSVGALVASPANPTGTLLDRAELAALAQALHARGGHLVVDEIYHGLSYGVDAPSVLEVDDNAYVLNSFSKYFGMTGWRLGWLVAPRAAVPALEKLAQNLYISASSIAQHAALACFLPETLQILEARRAEFAQRRDYLLPALRALGFRIDVEPQGAFYLYADVGAFTDDAQAFCAHFLETEHVAFTPGVDFGRHRARQHVRIAYTQSLPRLEQAVARIARGLERL; encoded by the coding sequence ATGGCTTCCCTTCCCTCACCCCCACCGACCGCCGCGCCCGGCTATAGCCAGCGCAGCCGCGAGATCGAACCCTTCCACGTGATGGCGTTGCTGGCCCGCGCCAACGAACTGGAACAGGCCGGCCACGACGTGATCCACTTGGAGATCGGCGAACCGGACTTCACCACCGCCGCGCCGATCGTGACCGCCGGCCAGGCCGCGCTGGCGGCCGGCCACACCCGCTACACCGCCGCGCGCGGGCTGCCGGCGCTGCGCGAGGCGCTGGCCGGCTTCTACCGGCAGCGCCACGACGTGGACCTGGATCCGGCGCGGATCATGATCACCCCGGGCGGGTCCGGCGCGTTGCTGCTGGCCAGCGCCTTGCTGGTCGATCCGGGCAAGCACTGGCTGCTGGCCGATCCCGGCTATCCGTGCAACCGCCATTTCCTGCGCCTGGTCGAGGGCGGCGCACAGCTGGTGCCGGTCGGTCCGGACAGCCGCTACCAACTGACGCCGGCCCTGCTGGACGCGCACTGGAACGCCGACAGCGTCGGCGCGCTGGTCGCCTCGCCGGCCAACCCCACCGGCACGTTGCTGGACCGCGCCGAACTGGCGGCGTTGGCGCAGGCACTGCATGCGCGCGGCGGACACCTGGTGGTGGACGAGATCTACCACGGCCTCAGCTATGGCGTCGACGCGCCCAGCGTGCTCGAAGTGGACGACAACGCCTACGTGCTCAACAGCTTCTCCAAGTACTTCGGCATGACCGGCTGGCGCCTGGGTTGGCTGGTGGCGCCGCGTGCGGCGGTGCCGGCGCTGGAGAAGCTGGCGCAGAACCTGTACATCAGCGCCTCGAGCATCGCCCAGCATGCGGCGCTGGCCTGTTTCCTGCCGGAAACCCTGCAGATCCTGGAAGCGCGACGCGCCGAATTCGCGCAACGCCGCGACTACCTGCTGCCGGCGCTGCGTGCGCTCGGATTCCGCATCGACGTCGAACCGCAGGGCGCGTTCTACCTGTACGCCGATGTCGGCGCGTTCACCGACGACGCGCAGGCGTTCTGCGCGCACTTCCTGGAGACCGAACACGTGGCGTTCACCCCAGGCGTGGATTTCGGCCGGCACCGCGCACGCCAGCACGTGCGCATCGCCTACACGCAGAGCCTGCCGCGGCTGGAGCAGGCCGTGGCGCGGATTGCGCGTGGGCTGGAGCGGCTGTAG
- the xerC gene encoding tyrosine recombinase XerC: protein MSAHTLDAYRRDLAALAAWAADNANADLAALDAEQLRHFIAAEHRRGLSPKSLQRRLSACRSFYAWLLKHGQIAASPAAALRAPKAPRKLPQVLDADEAVRLVEVPTDAPLGLRDRALLELFYSSGLRLSELCALRWRDLDFASGLVRVLGKGNKQRLVPVGSHARKALLEWQAETKAAVEAPVFPGRGGAPIGARAVQIRIKQLAGRQGLFKHVHPHMLRHSFASHILESSGDLRGVQELLGHADIATTQIYTHLDFQHLAKVYDAAHPRAKRKT from the coding sequence ATGTCCGCGCATACGCTGGACGCTTATCGCCGCGATCTCGCGGCGTTGGCGGCATGGGCGGCGGACAACGCCAACGCCGACCTGGCCGCGCTCGATGCCGAGCAATTGCGCCATTTCATCGCCGCCGAGCACCGCCGCGGCCTGTCGCCGAAGAGCCTGCAGCGGCGCCTGTCGGCCTGCCGCAGCTTCTATGCATGGTTGCTCAAGCACGGCCAGATCGCCGCCAGCCCGGCGGCCGCGCTGCGTGCGCCGAAGGCGCCGCGCAAGCTGCCGCAGGTGCTGGACGCGGACGAGGCGGTGCGCCTGGTCGAAGTGCCGACCGATGCGCCGCTGGGCTTGCGCGACCGCGCGCTGCTGGAACTGTTCTATTCCTCCGGGCTGCGCCTGAGCGAGCTGTGCGCGCTGCGCTGGCGCGACCTGGATTTCGCCAGCGGCCTGGTCCGCGTGCTCGGCAAGGGCAACAAGCAGCGGCTGGTGCCGGTCGGCTCGCACGCGCGCAAGGCGCTGCTGGAATGGCAGGCGGAGACCAAGGCGGCGGTCGAGGCGCCGGTGTTCCCGGGCCGCGGCGGCGCGCCGATCGGAGCGCGCGCGGTGCAGATCCGGATCAAGCAGCTGGCCGGGCGCCAGGGCCTGTTCAAGCACGTGCACCCGCACATGCTGCGGCACAGTTTCGCCAGCCACATCCTCGAATCCTCCGGCGACCTGCGCGGCGTGCAGGAACTGCTTGGCCACGCCGACATCGCCACCACGCAGATCTATACCCACCTGGATTTCCAGCATCTGGCCAAGGTCTACGACGCCGCGCATCCGCGCGCCAAGCGCAAGACCTGA
- the lptM gene encoding LPS translocon maturation chaperone LptM — protein MSTSFPHPIRIALFAAALLALSGCGNKGPLVMPQKPVPVETAPATAPDATPPASTDPAGQAQPVDGQQQPVDDTPTPTPTTNGNE, from the coding sequence ATGAGCACATCGTTCCCTCATCCGATCCGTATCGCCCTGTTCGCCGCCGCCCTGCTGGCGCTGTCCGGGTGCGGCAACAAAGGCCCGCTGGTGATGCCGCAGAAGCCGGTCCCGGTGGAAACCGCGCCGGCCACCGCGCCCGACGCGACGCCGCCCGCCAGCACCGATCCGGCCGGCCAGGCGCAGCCGGTCGATGGCCAGCAGCAGCCGGTCGACGACACCCCCACCCCCACGCCCACCACCAATGGGAATGAGTGA
- a CDS encoding S9 family peptidase, with amino-acid sequence MTAPFASALATDATPPHPAKQPHTVKAPFGATRQDDYYWLRDDKRENPRILAYLNAENAYADAVLKPLKPLEDTLYGEIVGRIKQDDSSVPYRERGYWYYTRYESGKDYPVHARRKGSMDAPEEVLLDVNAMAAGKGYFSVGDAVVSQDNRLLAWTEDDVGRRQYVVRFKNLETGEVYADRVPGVSPDVVWADDNKTLFYVENDPETLLTVRVKKHVLGTPAVQDALVYEEKDDSFYMGLGRTRDDKYILIGVESTVSSEQRYAPAADPQHFTVLAPRERDVEYSADHFDGRWVIRTNWKAKNYALMTAPDGATKRSQWQAWLPYDEKVFIDGFELFDGFTAIAERSDGLERIRLHFADGREDYVKADEPAYSMGLSVNPEPDTPWLRYSYTSLTTPATTYELNTRTGERKLLKQQPVIGYDASKYQTERVWVTARDGAKVPVSLVYKKGFKKDGTAALYQYAYGSYGMSTDPNFNLPVVSLLDRGVVYAIAHIRGGQEMGRDWYDQGKLLHKTNTFTDFIDVTRALVKLGYAAPDRVAAAGGSAGGLLMGAVANMAPQDYRVLVAQVPFVDVVTTMLDPSIPLTTNEYDEWGNPEQKTYYDYMLGYSPYDNVKRQAYPALYVGTGLWDSQVQYWEPAKWVAKLREYDTGSRPIVFRVNMEAGHGGKSGRFRRYREQAESYAFMLDQLGVEHAAK; translated from the coding sequence ATGACCGCGCCCTTCGCTTCCGCCCTCGCCACCGACGCCACTCCCCCGCATCCGGCCAAGCAGCCGCACACGGTCAAGGCGCCGTTCGGCGCCACCCGCCAGGACGACTACTACTGGCTGCGCGACGACAAGCGCGAGAACCCGCGGATACTGGCCTATCTCAACGCCGAGAACGCCTACGCCGACGCGGTGCTGAAGCCGCTCAAGCCGCTGGAGGACACCCTCTACGGCGAGATCGTCGGCCGCATCAAGCAGGACGACAGCAGCGTGCCGTACCGCGAGCGCGGTTACTGGTATTACACCCGCTACGAGAGCGGCAAGGACTACCCGGTGCACGCGCGGCGCAAGGGCAGCATGGACGCGCCGGAAGAGGTCCTGCTCGACGTCAATGCCATGGCCGCCGGCAAGGGCTATTTCAGTGTCGGCGATGCGGTGGTCAGCCAGGACAACCGCCTGCTGGCGTGGACCGAGGACGACGTCGGCCGCCGCCAGTACGTGGTGCGCTTCAAGAACCTGGAGACCGGCGAGGTCTACGCCGATCGCGTGCCGGGCGTGTCGCCGGACGTGGTCTGGGCCGACGACAACAAGACCCTGTTCTACGTCGAGAACGACCCGGAGACCTTGCTCACGGTGCGGGTCAAGAAGCATGTGCTGGGCACGCCGGCGGTGCAGGACGCGCTGGTCTACGAGGAGAAGGACGACAGCTTCTACATGGGCCTGGGCCGCACCCGCGACGACAAGTACATCCTCATCGGCGTGGAAAGCACGGTGTCCTCCGAGCAGCGCTACGCGCCGGCCGCCGATCCGCAGCACTTCACCGTGCTGGCGCCGCGCGAGCGCGACGTGGAGTACAGCGCCGACCATTTCGACGGGCGCTGGGTGATCCGCACCAACTGGAAGGCCAAGAACTACGCGCTGATGACCGCGCCGGACGGCGCGACCAAGCGTTCGCAGTGGCAGGCGTGGTTGCCGTACGACGAGAAGGTGTTCATCGACGGCTTCGAGCTGTTCGACGGCTTCACCGCGATCGCCGAGCGCTCCGACGGCCTGGAACGGATCCGCCTGCATTTCGCCGACGGCCGGGAAGACTACGTCAAGGCCGACGAGCCGGCGTACTCGATGGGCCTGTCGGTCAATCCCGAGCCGGACACGCCGTGGCTGCGCTACAGCTACACCTCGCTGACCACGCCGGCCACCACCTACGAACTCAACACCCGCACCGGCGAGCGCAAGCTGCTCAAGCAGCAGCCGGTGATCGGCTACGACGCGAGCAAATACCAGACCGAGCGGGTGTGGGTGACCGCGCGCGACGGGGCCAAGGTGCCGGTGTCGCTGGTGTACAAGAAGGGCTTCAAGAAGGATGGCACCGCGGCGCTGTACCAGTACGCGTACGGCAGCTATGGCATGTCCACCGATCCCAACTTCAATCTGCCGGTGGTGAGCCTGCTCGACCGCGGCGTGGTCTACGCCATCGCGCACATCCGCGGCGGCCAGGAAATGGGCCGCGACTGGTACGACCAGGGCAAGCTGCTGCACAAGACCAACACCTTCACCGACTTCATCGACGTGACCCGCGCGCTGGTCAAGCTCGGCTATGCGGCGCCGGACCGGGTCGCCGCGGCCGGCGGCAGCGCCGGCGGGCTGCTGATGGGCGCGGTGGCGAACATGGCGCCGCAGGACTACCGGGTGCTGGTGGCGCAGGTACCGTTCGTCGACGTGGTGACCACCATGCTCGACCCGAGCATCCCGCTGACCACCAACGAGTACGACGAGTGGGGCAATCCCGAGCAGAAGACGTACTACGACTACATGCTCGGCTACTCGCCGTACGACAACGTCAAGCGCCAGGCGTATCCGGCGCTGTATGTCGGCACCGGGCTGTGGGATTCGCAGGTGCAGTACTGGGAACCGGCGAAGTGGGTGGCCAAGCTGCGCGAATACGACACCGGCAGCCGGCCGATCGTGTTCCGGGTCAACATGGAAGCCGGCCACGGCGGCAAGTCCGGGCGCTTCCGTCGCTACCGCGAGCAGGCCGAGTCGTATGCGTTCATGCTCGATCAGTTGGGCGTGGAACATGCGGCGAAGTAG
- the hslU gene encoding ATP-dependent protease ATPase subunit HslU has translation MTDTHSTMTPREIVQELDRHIVGQHDAKRAVAIALRNRWRRMQLPDALRNEVMPKNILMIGPTGVGKTEIARRLATLANAPFVKVEATRFTEVGYVGKDVEQIVRDLADTAVKLYREQAKVRVRTQAEDRAEDRILDALLPRRSAGIGFDPEAARNEPSAQDSDTRSKFRRMLRAGELDEREIELDVAVNVNMDIMTPPGMEEMGQQLRQMFANLGGSKSQARKLTIKAARPLLIEEEAAKLVNEEDVRAAAIEACEQHGIVFIDEIDKVAKRGEAGSSGGDVSREGVQRDLLPLVEGSNVSTKYGTVKTDHILFIASGAFHLAKPSDLIPELQGRFPIRVELSALSKEDFIRILTEPKAALTKQYEALLLTEGVSLRFTDDAIDRLAEIAFLVNERQENIGARRLHTVLERLLDTLSYEAPDRDGQSVVVDAAYVNAHLGELVQDPDLSRYIL, from the coding sequence ATGACCGATACCCATAGCACCATGACCCCGCGCGAAATCGTGCAGGAACTGGACCGCCACATCGTCGGCCAGCACGACGCCAAGCGCGCGGTGGCGATCGCGCTGCGCAACCGCTGGCGGCGCATGCAGCTGCCCGATGCGCTGCGCAACGAAGTGATGCCCAAGAACATCCTGATGATCGGCCCCACCGGCGTGGGCAAGACCGAGATCGCGCGGCGCTTGGCGACGCTTGCCAATGCCCCGTTCGTCAAGGTCGAGGCCACGCGCTTCACCGAGGTCGGCTACGTCGGCAAGGACGTGGAGCAGATCGTGCGCGACCTGGCCGACACCGCGGTCAAGCTGTACCGCGAGCAGGCCAAGGTGCGCGTGCGCACCCAGGCCGAGGACCGCGCCGAGGACCGCATCCTGGATGCGCTGCTGCCGCGGCGCAGTGCCGGTATCGGCTTCGATCCGGAGGCCGCGCGCAACGAGCCGTCGGCGCAGGACAGCGACACCCGCAGCAAGTTCCGGCGCATGCTGCGCGCCGGCGAACTGGACGAGCGCGAGATCGAACTGGACGTGGCGGTCAACGTCAACATGGATATCATGACCCCGCCGGGCATGGAGGAAATGGGCCAGCAGCTGCGGCAGATGTTCGCGAACCTGGGCGGCAGCAAGTCGCAGGCGCGCAAGCTGACGATCAAGGCGGCGCGGCCGCTGCTGATCGAGGAAGAGGCGGCCAAGCTGGTCAACGAGGAGGACGTGCGCGCCGCGGCGATCGAGGCCTGCGAGCAGCACGGCATCGTGTTCATCGACGAGATCGACAAGGTCGCCAAGCGCGGCGAAGCCGGGTCCTCCGGCGGCGACGTGTCGCGCGAAGGCGTGCAGCGCGATCTGCTGCCGTTGGTGGAAGGCTCCAACGTCAGCACCAAGTACGGCACGGTCAAGACCGACCACATCCTGTTCATCGCCTCCGGCGCGTTCCACCTGGCCAAGCCCAGCGACCTGATTCCGGAACTGCAGGGACGTTTCCCGATCCGGGTGGAACTGTCGGCGTTGTCCAAGGAGGACTTCATCCGCATCCTCACCGAACCCAAGGCGGCGCTGACCAAGCAGTACGAAGCCCTGTTGCTGACCGAGGGCGTGAGCCTGCGCTTCACCGACGATGCGATCGACCGGCTGGCCGAGATCGCGTTCCTGGTCAACGAACGCCAGGAGAACATCGGCGCGCGGCGGCTGCATACCGTGCTCGAACGCTTGCTCGATACCTTGAGTTACGAGGCGCCCGACCGCGACGGGCAGAGCGTGGTGGTCGACGCCGCGTACGTGAACGCGCACCTGGGCGAACTGGTGCAGGATCCGGATCTGAGCCGGTACATCCTGTAA
- the hslV gene encoding ATP-dependent protease subunit HslV: MDPSQNPNVFHATTILSVRRDGRVAVAGDGQVTLGHTVMKGNARKVRRLGRDGQVLAGFAGAAADAFTLFELFEAKLEKHGQLTRAAVELAKDWRTERRLGKLEALLAVADKETSLIISGTGDVIEPEDGIIAIGSGGSYALSAARALLGHTALDAKTIAVEALNIAGDICIYTNRNVVVEEL, from the coding sequence ATGGACCCCAGTCAGAATCCCAACGTTTTCCACGCCACCACGATCCTGTCGGTGCGCCGCGATGGCCGTGTCGCCGTGGCCGGCGACGGCCAGGTGACCCTGGGCCACACCGTGATGAAGGGCAACGCGCGCAAGGTGCGCCGGCTCGGCCGCGACGGCCAGGTGCTGGCCGGTTTCGCCGGCGCCGCCGCCGACGCCTTCACCCTGTTCGAACTGTTCGAAGCCAAGCTGGAAAAGCATGGCCAATTGACCCGCGCGGCGGTGGAACTGGCCAAGGACTGGCGCACCGAACGCCGCCTGGGCAAGCTCGAGGCGCTGCTTGCGGTGGCCGACAAGGAAACCTCGCTGATCATCAGCGGCACCGGCGACGTGATCGAACCGGAGGACGGCATCATCGCCATCGGCTCCGGCGGCTCCTACGCCCTGTCGGCGGCGCGCGCGCTGCTCGGCCACACCGCGCTCGACGCGAAGACCATCGCGGTCGAAGCGCTGAACATCGCCGGCGACATCTGCATCTATACCAATCGCAACGTGGTGGTCGAAGAGCTGTGA
- a CDS encoding DUF484 family protein, with protein sequence MSETQDKLGAHDVAAWLRRHPTFLKQFPDLALTLVVPRDDGPTASLASYQLEVLRDKNRELSRRLSELAANAQVNERLAVRTHQLTLALMRQGNAADSVRAMAASLQEDFQGDLVSIVLLQPLPGLEQAPWLQILAQDDPRLAPFRDCLKDGEPICGRLQPEKQALLYAERADEVQSTALLPLPGVGLLAVGSRDPNRFYPGMGTLFLRMMGESLVVALQR encoded by the coding sequence ATGAGCGAGACCCAGGACAAGCTCGGCGCGCACGACGTCGCCGCATGGCTGCGTCGCCACCCGACGTTCCTGAAACAGTTTCCCGATCTGGCGCTGACCCTGGTGGTGCCGCGCGACGACGGCCCGACGGCGTCGCTGGCGAGCTACCAACTGGAAGTGCTGCGCGACAAGAACCGCGAGTTGTCGCGGCGCCTGTCGGAGCTGGCCGCCAACGCCCAGGTCAACGAACGCCTCGCGGTGCGCACCCACCAGCTGACCCTGGCGCTGATGCGCCAGGGCAACGCCGCTGACAGCGTGCGCGCGATGGCGGCCTCGCTGCAGGAGGATTTCCAGGGCGACCTGGTCAGCATCGTGCTGCTGCAGCCGCTGCCCGGCCTGGAACAGGCGCCGTGGCTGCAGATCCTGGCCCAGGACGATCCGCGGCTGGCGCCGTTCCGCGACTGCCTGAAGGACGGCGAGCCGATCTGCGGCCGCCTGCAGCCTGAAAAACAGGCGCTGCTGTACGCCGAGCGTGCCGACGAGGTGCAGTCCACCGCGCTGCTGCCGTTGCCTGGGGTGGGCCTGCTCGCGGTCGGCAGCCGCGACCCGAACCGCTTCTATCCCGGTATGGGCACGCTGTTCCTGCGCATGATGGGCGAGTCGCTGGTGGTGGCGCTGCAGCGATGA
- a CDS encoding prolyl oligopeptidase family serine peptidase: MPSLAHACLLAGLIVSGTAAAKETAMPQDPYAWLEDVTGAKPLEWVKAQNAKTEARLTAEPGFQAREAGIREVLDSDAKIPGVQKMGKYYYNLWKDRQHERGLWRRTTLEEYRKPEPKWETVLDLDALNKAEGENWVWHGVECLRPEYRRCLIALSRGGADADVTREFDMDTKQWVKDGFFRPEAKGGLGWIDADTVYLYTDFGAGSMTSSGYPRIVKQWKRGTPMSSATLVYEGKPDDMYIAAMRDDTPGYERDFVSRTLAFYNDELYLRAPGADARLTKIDVPNSANKSVHREWLTLELREPWNVGGKTYPAGALLVTRFDDFMAGKREFQVLFTPTETASLASFAWTKSRLVLNVLDNVKSRLWVLTPGAGEWPRTPFPVGDLAYGSTSVSAVDADENDQVWLTSTDFLTPTTLMLADVQRGPQSIETLKAMPSFFDASKDEIEQHFAVSKDGTKVPYFLVRPKQLKLDGSTPTLLYAYGGFEVSMTPSYSGGMGRAWLDQGGVYVLANIRGGGEYGPRWHQAALKQNRHKAYEDMAAVAQDLVARKITSARHLGVQGGSNGGLMAGNMLMQYPQLFGAVVVQVPLLDMKRYSHLLAGASWMAEYGNPDTDDWKYIQTFSPYHLFDPKKTYPPVIFLTSTRDDRVHPGHARKMAAKMIDAGKDVTYYENIEGGHGGAANNAQAAHMAALAYSFLWERLAD, encoded by the coding sequence ATGCCCTCTCTTGCCCATGCCTGCCTGCTCGCCGGACTGATCGTCTCCGGCACTGCCGCGGCGAAGGAAACCGCGATGCCCCAAGACCCCTATGCCTGGCTCGAAGACGTCACCGGCGCCAAGCCGCTGGAGTGGGTCAAGGCGCAGAACGCCAAGACCGAGGCGCGGCTGACCGCCGAACCGGGCTTCCAGGCGCGCGAAGCCGGCATCCGCGAGGTACTGGATTCGGATGCGAAGATCCCGGGCGTGCAGAAGATGGGCAAGTACTACTACAACCTGTGGAAGGACCGCCAGCACGAGCGCGGGCTGTGGCGGCGCACCACGCTGGAGGAGTACCGCAAGCCCGAGCCCAAGTGGGAGACGGTGCTGGACCTGGACGCGCTGAACAAGGCCGAGGGCGAGAACTGGGTGTGGCACGGCGTCGAATGCCTGCGCCCGGAGTACCGCCGCTGCCTGATCGCGCTGTCGCGCGGCGGCGCCGACGCCGACGTCACCCGCGAATTCGACATGGACACCAAGCAGTGGGTCAAGGACGGATTCTTCCGTCCCGAAGCCAAGGGCGGCCTGGGCTGGATCGATGCCGATACCGTCTACCTGTACACCGACTTCGGTGCCGGCTCGATGACCAGCTCCGGCTATCCGCGCATCGTCAAGCAGTGGAAGCGCGGTACCCCGATGAGCAGCGCCACACTGGTCTACGAGGGCAAGCCGGACGACATGTATATCGCCGCGATGCGCGACGACACGCCCGGCTACGAGCGCGACTTCGTCAGCCGCACGCTGGCCTTCTACAACGACGAACTGTATCTGCGCGCCCCCGGCGCCGATGCGCGCCTGACCAAGATCGACGTGCCCAACTCGGCCAACAAGAGCGTGCACCGCGAGTGGCTGACCCTGGAGCTGCGCGAGCCGTGGAACGTGGGCGGCAAGACCTATCCGGCCGGCGCGCTGCTGGTCACCCGCTTCGACGACTTCATGGCCGGCAAGCGCGAGTTCCAGGTGCTGTTCACGCCGACCGAGACCGCCTCGCTGGCCTCCTTCGCCTGGACCAAATCGCGCCTGGTGCTGAACGTGCTCGACAACGTCAAGAGCCGGCTGTGGGTGCTGACCCCGGGCGCGGGCGAGTGGCCGCGCACGCCGTTCCCGGTCGGCGACCTGGCCTACGGCAGCACCAGCGTGTCCGCGGTGGATGCCGACGAGAACGACCAGGTGTGGTTGACCTCCACCGACTTCCTGACCCCGACCACGCTGATGCTGGCCGACGTGCAGCGCGGGCCGCAGAGCATCGAGACGCTCAAGGCGATGCCGAGCTTCTTCGATGCGTCCAAGGACGAGATCGAGCAACACTTCGCGGTCTCCAAGGACGGCACCAAGGTTCCGTACTTCCTGGTCCGGCCCAAGCAGCTCAAGCTCGACGGCAGCACGCCGACGCTGCTCTACGCCTACGGCGGTTTCGAGGTCTCGATGACCCCGTCCTACTCCGGCGGCATGGGCCGCGCCTGGCTGGACCAGGGCGGCGTGTACGTCCTGGCCAACATCCGCGGCGGCGGCGAGTATGGCCCGCGCTGGCACCAGGCGGCGCTGAAGCAGAACCGGCACAAGGCCTACGAGGACATGGCCGCGGTCGCGCAGGACCTGGTCGCGCGCAAGATCACCTCGGCCAGGCACCTGGGCGTGCAGGGCGGCAGCAACGGCGGGCTGATGGCCGGCAACATGCTGATGCAGTACCCGCAGCTGTTCGGCGCGGTGGTGGTGCAGGTGCCGTTGCTGGACATGAAGCGCTACAGCCACCTGCTGGCGGGCGCCTCGTGGATGGCCGAGTACGGTAACCCGGACACCGACGACTGGAAGTACATCCAGACCTTCTCGCCGTACCACCTGTTCGACCCGAAGAAGACCTATCCGCCGGTGATCTTCCTCACTTCGACTCGCGACGACCGGGTGCACCCGGGCCACGCGCGCAAGATGGCGGCGAAGATGATCGACGCCGGCAAGGACGTGACCTACTACGAGAACATCGAAGGCGGCCACGGCGGCGCGGCCAACAATGCGCAGGCCGCGCACATGGCGGCGCTGGCGTACAGCTTCCTGTGGGAGCGGTTGGCCGACTGA